One segment of Neodiprion fabricii isolate iyNeoFabr1 chromosome 1, iyNeoFabr1.1, whole genome shotgun sequence DNA contains the following:
- the LOC124183729 gene encoding DNA ligase 4-like isoform X2 produces MCMTMTLTFASKVKFIEFCMILDKISKAQAATKSSHLECLIKQCREFSEKLKKKDKEADTSFFPILRLLLPQHDRERKAYGLKETALAKLYVRVLALGQTSKDAQELLHYKVPISGKQSGGDFAEIAYSILCKRVQIQESSMTVEQVNTILDNIAEKNASNSSKDGEFQQLIQQLSAVEQKWLIRILLKDLRIGLSQKKILNAYHADAVELFDVSMSLRDVCDKLQNTGIGIKYQIEIFSPFKPMLLERCKIDDIGKFFTNQESYLVETKHDGERFQLHMKDGQFSYFSRNAYNFTEAYGKSKSSGLLTGKIAKLLKPSCRSIIMDGEMMGWHKVHQRFGSKGMSFDVKKMTPTSTHQPCFIAFDVIMYNEKLLVDEPLTERLKVLKEAFVEETGVLVRSQTRLVSSKVELLEAFNKSMDTSEEGIVLKKCNSTYKPGVRVGSDCYKIKAEYSADLVEDMDLVIVGGYYGEGKMRGRINSFLVAVALSQNPETMNDLKFHAVSSVRTGIKVEAFEELLLTLKPHWVKKCPDNVVGPKKDPPNLWIDPKNSIVLKLRATELVQSSSYPTGYSLRFPRVVAIRGRDEKSWRECCTTEEFHSLIKGPGVIQKLTKRHVTEYDVMEHLPAISPRKTKNKTITVLNYNPCPTTAVSRISRLLDDKEICVVNGNDEISKEDVEKIVREHGGSIVQNPGGKTFCAIVGNANKLKVKNMIQGQKYNVVNLEWLLRATRPENFASLQPWLPWELLFATESTRSHMSTVFDDTYDSYTQDTNIDDLKRSLERAAELAKDSQLTNDQYKEIDRELFGHETSPFSVFRGSVGYFCTSDKQRNLEFRFMGGTVTGILDNHVTHIFALKNSNIPAEIRRLEAGESATKVLDEQWIADCFRERKLLPEDEYSIHQNTTNSC; encoded by the exons atgtgtat GACGATGACGCTTACATTTGCCTCAAAAGTTAAATTCATAGAATTTTGTATGATTCTCGATAAAATCTCCAAAGCGCAAGCTGCCACAAAATCTAGCCATTTGGAATGTTTGATCAAGCAATGTCGCGAATTCagtgagaaattgaaaaagaaagataaagaaGCG GACActtcattttttccaatactGAGGCTGCTCCTGCCACAGCACGATCGTGAGCGTAAGGCTTACGGTCTGAAAGAGACAGCTTTGGCAAAGTTATATGTACGAGTCTTAGCTCTTGGACAGACTAGCAAAGATGCTCAGGAATTACTGCACTACAA AGTTCCGATATCTGGAAAGCAAAGCGGTGGAGACTTTGCAGAGATTGCATATTCAATTTTGTGTAAACGTGTTCAAATTCAAGAAAGTTCAATGACTGTTGAACAAGTAAATACGATTCTAGACAATATTGCTGAGAAAAATGCCAGCAACAGCAGTAAAGATGGAGAATTTCAACAACTTATTCAACAATTAAGTGCTGTTGAGCAAAAGTGGCTGATCCGGATTCTTCTCAAGGATTTGAGAATCGGACTTtcgcagaaaaaaattctaaatg CCTATCATGCAGATGCAGTGGAACTGTTTGACGTATCAATGAGCCTCCGTGATGTATGTGACAAGTTGCAGAACACAGGCATTGGAATAAAGTATCAAATAGAAATTTTCTCCCCGTTCAAGCCAATGCTACTGGAAAGGTGTAAAATCGATGatattggtaaattttttaccaatcaAGAATCATATTTGGTGGAGACAAAGCATGACGGGGAGAGATTTCAGTTGCACATGAAAGATGGCCAGTTCAGCTATTTTTCCAGGAACGCATATAATTTCACAGAAGCATACGGCAAATCTAAATCTTCAG GTTTGCTAACTggtaaaattgcgaaattgtTGAAACCTTCTTGCCGCTCCATCATTATGGATGGTGAAATGATGGGATGGCACAAGGTTCACCAGAGATTTGGATCCAAAGGAATGAGTTTTGACGTGAAGAAAATGACACCGACGAGCACACACCAGCCCTGCTTTATTGCCTTTGACGTGATCATGTACAACGAAAAGCTCCTTGTTGACGAACCTTTAACGGAACGTCTAAAGGTGCTGAAGGAAGCTTTCGTCGAGGAAACGGGTGTCTTAGTCCGCAGCCAAACGAGACTAGTTAGCAGCAA AGTTGAATTACTGGAGGCATTTAACAAAAGTATGGATACTTCTGAAGAGGGAATTGTTCTGAAGAAATGTAACAGCACTTACAAACCAGGTGTTCGTGTGGGTAGCGATTGCTATAAGATAAAGGCAGAG TATTCTGCTGACCTTGTTGAAGATATGGATTTAGTTATTGTCGGAGGGTATTACGGTGAAGGGAAAATGAGGGGCCGCATCAACAGTTTTCTTGTTGCAGTGGCGCTTTCTCAAAATCCTGAAACAATGAATGACCTCAAGTTTCACGCAGTCTCTTCGGTGCGGACTGGAATCAAGGTAGAGGCGTTCGAAGAATTGTTGTTGACATTGAAACCTCATTGGGTTAAGAAATGTCCTGACAATGTTGTTGGACCAAAG AAAGACCCTCCTAATTTGTGGATTGACCCAAAAAATTCTATAGTCTTGAAGTTACGTGCCACAGAATTGGTGCAGTCAAGCTCTTATCCAACTGGTTACAGTTTAAGATTTCCTCGGGTTGTCGCAATCAGAGGACGAGATGAGAAGAGTTGGCGCGAATGCTGCACAACAGAGGAATTCCACTCACTTATAAAG GGTCCTGGAGTAATTCAAAAGCTAACAAAACGTCATGTAACCGAATACGATGTTATGGAACATCTTCCAGCAATATCTCCAAGAAAgacgaaaaacaaaactatCACAGTTCTAAACTACAATCCTTGTCCGACGACCGCTGTCTCACGTATCAGTCGACTGTTAGATGACAAGGAGATCTGTGTTGTGAACGGAAACGACGAGATCTCCAAGGaggacgttgaaaaaattgtgcgtGAACACGGGGGAAGTATAGTACAAAATCCTGGCGGAAAGACTTTTTGCGCTATTGTAGGAAATGCTAACAAG CTTAAAGTAAAAAACATGATACAGGGTCAGAAGTACAATGTTGTTAATTTAGAGTGGCTTTTGCGTGCTACAAGACCAGAAAACTTTGCAAGCCTCCAGCCTTGGCTTCCATGGGAACTGTTGTTTGCTACTGAGTCAACCAGAAGCCATATGTCAACAGTTTTCGATGATACATATGATAGTTATACGCAAGATACGAATATAGATGATTTAAAGCGGTCTTTGGAAAGAGCTGCAGAATTG GCAAAAGATTCGCAGTTGACAAACGACCAGTACAAGGAAATCGACAGGGAGCTGTTTGGTCATGAAACATCACCGTTCTCAGTGTTTCGTGGGAGCGTAGGATATTTTTGTACGAGCGATAAACAACGAAATCTCGAGTTTCGCTTCATGGGTGGAACAGTTACTGGTATACTTGACAATCACGTGACTCATATCTTTGCCTTGAAGAACAGCAACATTCCTGCAGAAATTAGAAGGCTCGAGGCTGGAGAATCGGCGACAAAGGTTCTCGACGAGCAATGGATAGCGGACTGCTTTCGCGAACGAAAATTGCTCCCAGAGGACGAGTATTCGATCCACCAAAATACCACGAACAGCTGTTAG
- the LOC124183729 gene encoding general transcription factor 3C polypeptide 3-like isoform X3 — MAETTSTPMCVEPHDSTSENDVIMESGTSLAPVIIEELDQNTITWMDVDMTEFVEAEALEIQEIGDNNMINSEQKDAMVTSTENLIPESTDDQEESDRFHVDEEDRLTKQFLNGELTFSEYSLRMDEGIETEIPDIESNRKAFETELVASKKIGQKKAQKTSNTSQQRPNRRKKRTLPTALQGLMGEANLRFARGEVSLASKMCMEIIRQVPSAPEPFHTLSMIYENDQPEKSLQFALIAAHLSPRDADQWIKLAALSMESGNIRQTITCFTKAIQASPKDINLYKQRAKLQNQIGDKKGALKGYMKLLHHLGPEDGANILKYAKSLAKHFMQENNNEQALEAMDQLFTKCPDLITLEEVNVMTELLIALKQFHKCLDILTRYTTIKITYKDQSSIIEDEGSVTKENPIIESCELPNDVVMDLKAKFLITLVELNETKWTDIFLPRFLTEVDPEVSGDLFLDLAEAFMGKKKFHKALQLLEPLIESKNFSLAAVWLRHAECWVGCKNLKRAVNSYEMVRELSPQHLGARLELAKLYKLRGQFNKAIEVLKQDPETDLLDPGVVYQRTVLLLKVKRYNEYFQSGMLLLSRHCVSLRSKAELITLTKATGVKQRLDALQLYRLSRGETFEDENAPCFREENQPSLRNEFSLYLQMCQLACKKKRQGLFQRLAFGAMTSKRFEKKSSHITFLCLISCIHNNDSYHGYNIVRELVRVCRRSNSWNLMNIIIQRAEDCRHNRFIMRLLGRVEGFSYLHLLHANNCLVSGTYKYALNDYVSLFKVEPSALLALLIAVTLLQMACQRFSVQKNQLVIQALAFLTKYSQMRGKGGEHETSYNTARAFHQLGLLPAAIHHYKLVLETPPPILVSQKPHLLDLTREAAFNLHLIYLDSGNEDLARMYLEEYITV, encoded by the exons ATGGCCGAGACAACGTCAACACCAATGTGTGTTGAGCCTCATGATTCAACTTCGGAAAATGATGTCATAATGGAGAGTGGTACTTCATTGGCACCAGTAATTATAGAAGAATTGGATCAAAATACCATAACATGGATGGACGTTGACATGACTGAGTTTGTTGAGGCTGAAGCATTAGAAATTCAGGAAATAGGagataataatatgataaattcAGAGCAGAAAGATGCGATGGTAACTTCTACAGAAAATTTGATCCCCGAATCTACCGACGACCAGGAAGAATCTGATAGGTTTCATGTAGACGAGGAGGACCGCTTAACAAAGCAATTCTTAAACGGGGAACTAACATTTTCTGAATATTCCTTGAGAATGGATGAAGGAATCGAAACAGAAATTCCTGATATTGAATCTAACAG AAAAGCTTTTGAAACTGAGCTCGTtgcaagtaaaaaaattggacagAAAAAGGCACAGAAAACATCAAACACATCACAACAAAGACCAAACCGTAGAAAAAAGCGAACTTTACCAACCGCTTTACAAGGTCTGATGGGCGAAGCTAATTTGAGATTTGCTAGAGGCGAAGTATCCCTCGCTTCGAAAATGTGTATGGAAATAATTAG ACAAGTCCCTAGTGCGCCGGAACCATTTCATACATTGTCAATGATTTACGAAAATGATCAGCCAGAAAAATCGTTGCAATTTGCACTGATTGCCGCTCATTTGAGCCCAAGAGATGCTGACCAGTGGATTAAACTCGCTGCATTATCAATGGAGTCCGGGAACATAAGACAAACGATAACATGTTTTACCAAGGCTATACAAGCCAGTCCTAAAgacataaatttatacaagcAACGTGCAAAGcttcaaaatcaaattggagACAAGAAGGGAGCTTTGAAAGGCTACATGAAGCTGCTGCATCATTTAGGACCAGAAGATGGAGCTAATATTCTAAAGTATGCAAAGAGTTTGGCAAAACATTTCATGCAAGAGAACAATAACGAACAGGCCTTGGAAGCCATGGATCAACTTTTCACCAAATGTCCTGACCTCATCACCCTCGAGGAGGTAAATGTGATGACGGAATTGTTAATCGCACTGAAACAATTTCACAAATGCTTGGATATATTGACAAGATATACAACCATTAAAATCACCTACAAAGACCAGAGTTCGATAATTGAAGATGAAGGGAGTGTAACGAAGGAGAATCCCATTATTGAATCGTGTGAATTACCGAACGACGTTGTAATGGACTTGAAGGCTAAATTCCTGATAACCCTTGTTGAATTGAATGAGACTAAATGGACTGATATCTTCTTACCAAGATTCCTCACTGAAGTAGATCCGGAAGTGTCAGGTGATTTGTTTCTAGATTTAGCCGAAGCTTTCATgggtaaaaagaaatttcacaaGGCGCTACAACTATTGGAGCCCTTGATCGAGAGTAAAAACTTCAGTTTAGCGGCAGTTTGGCTGAGACATGCGGAGTGTTGGGTAGgatgcaaaaatttgaagcgAGCTGTAAATTCTTATGAGATGGTTAGAGAGCTGTCGCCTCAACATTTGGGGGCGAGACTGGAACTTGCCAAACTTTACAAACTTAGGGGACAGTTCAACAAAGCTATAGAAGTATTGAAACAAGATCCAGAAACGGATCTGTTAGATCCTGGAGTGGTTTACCAAAGAACGGTACTACTCCTGAAAGTTAAACGCtacaatgaatattttcaatctgGAATGCTTCTACTTTCAAGACATTGCGTTTCTTTGAGGTCAAAAGCTGAGTTGATAACATTGACCAAAGCCACAGGAGTAAAACAACGCCTCGATGCCCTCCAACTTTATCGCTTATCTCGCGGGGAAACTTTTGAGGATGAAAATGCTCCGTGCTTCAGAGAGGAGAATCAGCCAAGTCTAAGGAATGAATTCTCATTATATCTACAGATGTGCCAACTggcgtgcaaaaaaaaaagacagggTTTGTTTCAAAGATTGGCTTTCGGTGCGATGACGTcgaaaagatttgaaaaaaagagttCTCACATCACATTCCTGTGTTTAATATCTTGCATACACAATAACGATTCGTATCATGGATACAACATTGTCAGAGAATTGGTCCGAGTTTGTAGAAGATCAAATTCATGGAATCTGATGAATATCATTATCCAAAGGGCCGAGGATTGCAGACACAATAGGTTTATCATGAGGCTATTAGGAAGGGTAGAAGGTTTTTCATACCTGCATCTTCTGCATGCCAACAACTGTCTGGTCTCGGGAACATACAAGTATGCTCTCAATGATTATGTATCTCTGTTCAAAGTCGAGCCCAGTGCACTCCTGGCACTATTGATCGCTGTTACACTTTTGCAAATGGCTTGTCAAAGGTTTTCTGTTCAAAAGAATCAGCTTGTTATACAAG CTCTTGCCTTTCTGACGAAATACTCACAGATGCGAGGCAAAGGCGGTGAACACGAAACTAGCTACAATACAGCTCGAGCTTTTCATCAACTCGGTCTTTTGCCGGCGGCCATTCACCATTACAAACTTGTTTTGGAAACACCTCCGCCTATTCTCGTTTCCCAAAAGCCGCATCTTTTGGACCTGACACGAGAGGCTGCTTTCAATCTTCATCTTATTTATTTGGATTCAGGAAATGAGGACTTGGCCCGAATGTATCTGGAGGAATACATTACTGTGTGA
- the LOC124183729 gene encoding general transcription factor 3C polypeptide 3-like isoform X1 translates to MKVIALDVILLLVNMAETTSTPMCVEPHDSTSENDVIMESGTSLAPVIIEELDQNTITWMDVDMTEFVEAEALEIQEIGDNNMINSEQKDAMVTSTENLIPESTDDQEESDRFHVDEEDRLTKQFLNGELTFSEYSLRMDEGIETEIPDIESNRKAFETELVASKKIGQKKAQKTSNTSQQRPNRRKKRTLPTALQGLMGEANLRFARGEVSLASKMCMEIIRQVPSAPEPFHTLSMIYENDQPEKSLQFALIAAHLSPRDADQWIKLAALSMESGNIRQTITCFTKAIQASPKDINLYKQRAKLQNQIGDKKGALKGYMKLLHHLGPEDGANILKYAKSLAKHFMQENNNEQALEAMDQLFTKCPDLITLEEVNVMTELLIALKQFHKCLDILTRYTTIKITYKDQSSIIEDEGSVTKENPIIESCELPNDVVMDLKAKFLITLVELNETKWTDIFLPRFLTEVDPEVSGDLFLDLAEAFMGKKKFHKALQLLEPLIESKNFSLAAVWLRHAECWVGCKNLKRAVNSYEMVRELSPQHLGARLELAKLYKLRGQFNKAIEVLKQDPETDLLDPGVVYQRTVLLLKVKRYNEYFQSGMLLLSRHCVSLRSKAELITLTKATGVKQRLDALQLYRLSRGETFEDENAPCFREENQPSLRNEFSLYLQMCQLACKKKRQGLFQRLAFGAMTSKRFEKKSSHITFLCLISCIHNNDSYHGYNIVRELVRVCRRSNSWNLMNIIIQRAEDCRHNRFIMRLLGRVEGFSYLHLLHANNCLVSGTYKYALNDYVSLFKVEPSALLALLIAVTLLQMACQRFSVQKNQLVIQALAFLTKYSQMRGKGGEHETSYNTARAFHQLGLLPAAIHHYKLVLETPPPILVSQKPHLLDLTREAAFNLHLIYLDSGNEDLARMYLEEYITV, encoded by the exons ATGAAAGTTATAGCATTGG ACGTAATATTGTTGTTAGTCAACATGGCCGAGACAACGTCAACACCAATGTGTGTTGAGCCTCATGATTCAACTTCGGAAAATGATGTCATAATGGAGAGTGGTACTTCATTGGCACCAGTAATTATAGAAGAATTGGATCAAAATACCATAACATGGATGGACGTTGACATGACTGAGTTTGTTGAGGCTGAAGCATTAGAAATTCAGGAAATAGGagataataatatgataaattcAGAGCAGAAAGATGCGATGGTAACTTCTACAGAAAATTTGATCCCCGAATCTACCGACGACCAGGAAGAATCTGATAGGTTTCATGTAGACGAGGAGGACCGCTTAACAAAGCAATTCTTAAACGGGGAACTAACATTTTCTGAATATTCCTTGAGAATGGATGAAGGAATCGAAACAGAAATTCCTGATATTGAATCTAACAG AAAAGCTTTTGAAACTGAGCTCGTtgcaagtaaaaaaattggacagAAAAAGGCACAGAAAACATCAAACACATCACAACAAAGACCAAACCGTAGAAAAAAGCGAACTTTACCAACCGCTTTACAAGGTCTGATGGGCGAAGCTAATTTGAGATTTGCTAGAGGCGAAGTATCCCTCGCTTCGAAAATGTGTATGGAAATAATTAG ACAAGTCCCTAGTGCGCCGGAACCATTTCATACATTGTCAATGATTTACGAAAATGATCAGCCAGAAAAATCGTTGCAATTTGCACTGATTGCCGCTCATTTGAGCCCAAGAGATGCTGACCAGTGGATTAAACTCGCTGCATTATCAATGGAGTCCGGGAACATAAGACAAACGATAACATGTTTTACCAAGGCTATACAAGCCAGTCCTAAAgacataaatttatacaagcAACGTGCAAAGcttcaaaatcaaattggagACAAGAAGGGAGCTTTGAAAGGCTACATGAAGCTGCTGCATCATTTAGGACCAGAAGATGGAGCTAATATTCTAAAGTATGCAAAGAGTTTGGCAAAACATTTCATGCAAGAGAACAATAACGAACAGGCCTTGGAAGCCATGGATCAACTTTTCACCAAATGTCCTGACCTCATCACCCTCGAGGAGGTAAATGTGATGACGGAATTGTTAATCGCACTGAAACAATTTCACAAATGCTTGGATATATTGACAAGATATACAACCATTAAAATCACCTACAAAGACCAGAGTTCGATAATTGAAGATGAAGGGAGTGTAACGAAGGAGAATCCCATTATTGAATCGTGTGAATTACCGAACGACGTTGTAATGGACTTGAAGGCTAAATTCCTGATAACCCTTGTTGAATTGAATGAGACTAAATGGACTGATATCTTCTTACCAAGATTCCTCACTGAAGTAGATCCGGAAGTGTCAGGTGATTTGTTTCTAGATTTAGCCGAAGCTTTCATgggtaaaaagaaatttcacaaGGCGCTACAACTATTGGAGCCCTTGATCGAGAGTAAAAACTTCAGTTTAGCGGCAGTTTGGCTGAGACATGCGGAGTGTTGGGTAGgatgcaaaaatttgaagcgAGCTGTAAATTCTTATGAGATGGTTAGAGAGCTGTCGCCTCAACATTTGGGGGCGAGACTGGAACTTGCCAAACTTTACAAACTTAGGGGACAGTTCAACAAAGCTATAGAAGTATTGAAACAAGATCCAGAAACGGATCTGTTAGATCCTGGAGTGGTTTACCAAAGAACGGTACTACTCCTGAAAGTTAAACGCtacaatgaatattttcaatctgGAATGCTTCTACTTTCAAGACATTGCGTTTCTTTGAGGTCAAAAGCTGAGTTGATAACATTGACCAAAGCCACAGGAGTAAAACAACGCCTCGATGCCCTCCAACTTTATCGCTTATCTCGCGGGGAAACTTTTGAGGATGAAAATGCTCCGTGCTTCAGAGAGGAGAATCAGCCAAGTCTAAGGAATGAATTCTCATTATATCTACAGATGTGCCAACTggcgtgcaaaaaaaaaagacagggTTTGTTTCAAAGATTGGCTTTCGGTGCGATGACGTcgaaaagatttgaaaaaaagagttCTCACATCACATTCCTGTGTTTAATATCTTGCATACACAATAACGATTCGTATCATGGATACAACATTGTCAGAGAATTGGTCCGAGTTTGTAGAAGATCAAATTCATGGAATCTGATGAATATCATTATCCAAAGGGCCGAGGATTGCAGACACAATAGGTTTATCATGAGGCTATTAGGAAGGGTAGAAGGTTTTTCATACCTGCATCTTCTGCATGCCAACAACTGTCTGGTCTCGGGAACATACAAGTATGCTCTCAATGATTATGTATCTCTGTTCAAAGTCGAGCCCAGTGCACTCCTGGCACTATTGATCGCTGTTACACTTTTGCAAATGGCTTGTCAAAGGTTTTCTGTTCAAAAGAATCAGCTTGTTATACAAG CTCTTGCCTTTCTGACGAAATACTCACAGATGCGAGGCAAAGGCGGTGAACACGAAACTAGCTACAATACAGCTCGAGCTTTTCATCAACTCGGTCTTTTGCCGGCGGCCATTCACCATTACAAACTTGTTTTGGAAACACCTCCGCCTATTCTCGTTTCCCAAAAGCCGCATCTTTTGGACCTGACACGAGAGGCTGCTTTCAATCTTCATCTTATTTATTTGGATTCAGGAAATGAGGACTTGGCCCGAATGTATCTGGAGGAATACATTACTGTGTGA
- the LOC124183729 gene encoding DNA ligase 4-like isoform X4, whose product MTLTFASKVKFIEFCMILDKISKAQAATKSSHLECLIKQCREFSEKLKKKDKEADTSFFPILRLLLPQHDRERKAYGLKETALAKLYVRVLALGQTSKDAQELLHYKVPISGKQSGGDFAEIAYSILCKRVQIQESSMTVEQVNTILDNIAEKNASNSSKDGEFQQLIQQLSAVEQKWLIRILLKDLRIGLSQKKILNAYHADAVELFDVSMSLRDVCDKLQNTGIGIKYQIEIFSPFKPMLLERCKIDDIGKFFTNQESYLVETKHDGERFQLHMKDGQFSYFSRNAYNFTEAYGKSKSSGLLTGKIAKLLKPSCRSIIMDGEMMGWHKVHQRFGSKGMSFDVKKMTPTSTHQPCFIAFDVIMYNEKLLVDEPLTERLKVLKEAFVEETGVLVRSQTRLVSSKVELLEAFNKSMDTSEEGIVLKKCNSTYKPGVRVGSDCYKIKAEYSADLVEDMDLVIVGGYYGEGKMRGRINSFLVAVALSQNPETMNDLKFHAVSSVRTGIKVEAFEELLLTLKPHWVKKCPDNVVGPKKDPPNLWIDPKNSIVLKLRATELVQSSSYPTGYSLRFPRVVAIRGRDEKSWRECCTTEEFHSLIKGPGVIQKLTKRHVTEYDVMEHLPAISPRKTKNKTITVLNYNPCPTTAVSRISRLLDDKEICVVNGNDEISKEDVEKIVREHGGSIVQNPGGKTFCAIVGNANKLKVKNMIQGQKYNVVNLEWLLRATRPENFASLQPWLPWELLFATESTRSHMSTVFDDTYDSYTQDTNIDDLKRSLERAAELAKDSQLTNDQYKEIDRELFGHETSPFSVFRGSVGYFCTSDKQRNLEFRFMGGTVTGILDNHVTHIFALKNSNIPAEIRRLEAGESATKVLDEQWIADCFRERKLLPEDEYSIHQNTTNSC is encoded by the exons ATGACGCTTACATTTGCCTCAAAAGTTAAATTCATAGAATTTTGTATGATTCTCGATAAAATCTCCAAAGCGCAAGCTGCCACAAAATCTAGCCATTTGGAATGTTTGATCAAGCAATGTCGCGAATTCagtgagaaattgaaaaagaaagataaagaaGCG GACActtcattttttccaatactGAGGCTGCTCCTGCCACAGCACGATCGTGAGCGTAAGGCTTACGGTCTGAAAGAGACAGCTTTGGCAAAGTTATATGTACGAGTCTTAGCTCTTGGACAGACTAGCAAAGATGCTCAGGAATTACTGCACTACAA AGTTCCGATATCTGGAAAGCAAAGCGGTGGAGACTTTGCAGAGATTGCATATTCAATTTTGTGTAAACGTGTTCAAATTCAAGAAAGTTCAATGACTGTTGAACAAGTAAATACGATTCTAGACAATATTGCTGAGAAAAATGCCAGCAACAGCAGTAAAGATGGAGAATTTCAACAACTTATTCAACAATTAAGTGCTGTTGAGCAAAAGTGGCTGATCCGGATTCTTCTCAAGGATTTGAGAATCGGACTTtcgcagaaaaaaattctaaatg CCTATCATGCAGATGCAGTGGAACTGTTTGACGTATCAATGAGCCTCCGTGATGTATGTGACAAGTTGCAGAACACAGGCATTGGAATAAAGTATCAAATAGAAATTTTCTCCCCGTTCAAGCCAATGCTACTGGAAAGGTGTAAAATCGATGatattggtaaattttttaccaatcaAGAATCATATTTGGTGGAGACAAAGCATGACGGGGAGAGATTTCAGTTGCACATGAAAGATGGCCAGTTCAGCTATTTTTCCAGGAACGCATATAATTTCACAGAAGCATACGGCAAATCTAAATCTTCAG GTTTGCTAACTggtaaaattgcgaaattgtTGAAACCTTCTTGCCGCTCCATCATTATGGATGGTGAAATGATGGGATGGCACAAGGTTCACCAGAGATTTGGATCCAAAGGAATGAGTTTTGACGTGAAGAAAATGACACCGACGAGCACACACCAGCCCTGCTTTATTGCCTTTGACGTGATCATGTACAACGAAAAGCTCCTTGTTGACGAACCTTTAACGGAACGTCTAAAGGTGCTGAAGGAAGCTTTCGTCGAGGAAACGGGTGTCTTAGTCCGCAGCCAAACGAGACTAGTTAGCAGCAA AGTTGAATTACTGGAGGCATTTAACAAAAGTATGGATACTTCTGAAGAGGGAATTGTTCTGAAGAAATGTAACAGCACTTACAAACCAGGTGTTCGTGTGGGTAGCGATTGCTATAAGATAAAGGCAGAG TATTCTGCTGACCTTGTTGAAGATATGGATTTAGTTATTGTCGGAGGGTATTACGGTGAAGGGAAAATGAGGGGCCGCATCAACAGTTTTCTTGTTGCAGTGGCGCTTTCTCAAAATCCTGAAACAATGAATGACCTCAAGTTTCACGCAGTCTCTTCGGTGCGGACTGGAATCAAGGTAGAGGCGTTCGAAGAATTGTTGTTGACATTGAAACCTCATTGGGTTAAGAAATGTCCTGACAATGTTGTTGGACCAAAG AAAGACCCTCCTAATTTGTGGATTGACCCAAAAAATTCTATAGTCTTGAAGTTACGTGCCACAGAATTGGTGCAGTCAAGCTCTTATCCAACTGGTTACAGTTTAAGATTTCCTCGGGTTGTCGCAATCAGAGGACGAGATGAGAAGAGTTGGCGCGAATGCTGCACAACAGAGGAATTCCACTCACTTATAAAG GGTCCTGGAGTAATTCAAAAGCTAACAAAACGTCATGTAACCGAATACGATGTTATGGAACATCTTCCAGCAATATCTCCAAGAAAgacgaaaaacaaaactatCACAGTTCTAAACTACAATCCTTGTCCGACGACCGCTGTCTCACGTATCAGTCGACTGTTAGATGACAAGGAGATCTGTGTTGTGAACGGAAACGACGAGATCTCCAAGGaggacgttgaaaaaattgtgcgtGAACACGGGGGAAGTATAGTACAAAATCCTGGCGGAAAGACTTTTTGCGCTATTGTAGGAAATGCTAACAAG CTTAAAGTAAAAAACATGATACAGGGTCAGAAGTACAATGTTGTTAATTTAGAGTGGCTTTTGCGTGCTACAAGACCAGAAAACTTTGCAAGCCTCCAGCCTTGGCTTCCATGGGAACTGTTGTTTGCTACTGAGTCAACCAGAAGCCATATGTCAACAGTTTTCGATGATACATATGATAGTTATACGCAAGATACGAATATAGATGATTTAAAGCGGTCTTTGGAAAGAGCTGCAGAATTG GCAAAAGATTCGCAGTTGACAAACGACCAGTACAAGGAAATCGACAGGGAGCTGTTTGGTCATGAAACATCACCGTTCTCAGTGTTTCGTGGGAGCGTAGGATATTTTTGTACGAGCGATAAACAACGAAATCTCGAGTTTCGCTTCATGGGTGGAACAGTTACTGGTATACTTGACAATCACGTGACTCATATCTTTGCCTTGAAGAACAGCAACATTCCTGCAGAAATTAGAAGGCTCGAGGCTGGAGAATCGGCGACAAAGGTTCTCGACGAGCAATGGATAGCGGACTGCTTTCGCGAACGAAAATTGCTCCCAGAGGACGAGTATTCGATCCACCAAAATACCACGAACAGCTGTTAG